The DNA region TTGCGTCGCAGGACGACCCATACTTCATGTATATACATCTGGGTAGTAGCCACCATCCGTATCTGCCACCCTCGGCCTTCGTCGACCAGTTCGTCGATGAACTGTCGGTGACTACGGACCAGGCCCTAGATATCGCCCAATCGAAGTACGAGGACATCCACGAGTTGATTGCAAGCGGTGGTCTCTCGGCCACGGAACTGGAGATAGTCGAAGCCATGTACGACGCAACCTTGGCCCACGTGGATTACTGTGTCGAACAGATTTACGACGCAGTTAGACAGCGCGACGACGAACCGACACTGGTTATTACCGCAGATCACGGCGACCTGCTCGGCGAACGTGACCTCGCCGGACACAAGTTCCTGCTAGACGACGCGCTAACTCATGTCCCGCTGGTCACGTACAACCTGGATGGAGTGGACGCTCGCACCGACGAAGTAGTTCAACACGGAGACGTTATAAAAACCGCGTTGGCCCAAGCTGGAGTGACGAGCGAACAATTAGAAGGGGTCGACCTCCGGAGCGATTCCCGAGAGTTCGCAGTAACACAGCGGTCTGGCAGCAATGCACAGCAGAATATCGAGCAGATACACAGTCACGACCCAGCGTTCGAACCGCCGGTCCGACATCCGAAGATGCTCACCGCGTTCCGGTCGATCGAACACAAACTACTGTACAGCGAAGATGAAGTCGAACTGTTCGTACTTCCCGATGAGACGACTGACATGAAAGAACAACATCCCGAAGTATGCGAGCGGATGGTGTCTCAGGCCAGAGAGTGGCTCGA from Haloarcula salinisoli includes:
- a CDS encoding sulfatase-like hydrolase/transferase, with product MTDRDSIVWITLESIRYDHTSLSGYERDTTPSLRSIGSTPSGNTFHQCISHGNWTGTSSASILTGTTPPTHGIYGESELVIADDIATVPELLPDSYESLSLVSNPNAGPARGLDRGFDDVKYIVPSRLREDVGLQTMVKSVPKLWKHGGGLTFDIERHKGLSSFMTVDLAREFVASQDDPYFMYIHLGSSHHPYLPPSAFVDQFVDELSVTTDQALDIAQSKYEDIHELIASGGLSATELEIVEAMYDATLAHVDYCVEQIYDAVRQRDDEPTLVITADHGDLLGERDLAGHKFLLDDALTHVPLVTYNLDGVDARTDEVVQHGDVIKTALAQAGVTSEQLEGVDLRSDSREFAVTQRSGSNAQQNIEQIHSHDPAFEPPVRHPKMLTAFRSIEHKLLYSEDEVELFVLPDETTDMKEQHPEVCERMVSQAREWLDEHETRPAAERDHELDSSIKQHLSDMGYIV